The following proteins are encoded in a genomic region of Streptococcus sp. 29892:
- a CDS encoding FAD-dependent oxidoreductase, producing MNILIIGASFAGLTAAMDCQKRYPQATIYLIDKEESIGYFPNALNWKVKGEISSWAEARVGYFEGLEQSVLHFLFGWECISIESVSKKIRLKKEESTRELSYDYLILAMGAQQVWEHQSVDLSEKILTSKSIAQAQKSFEKLEEAESVTVIGAGQIGLESLEALSRLPLKLRLMESQEWPLAKYFDQEMVAFIWNEFERIGLDYHFSETINEVSLNELGQVQLSSLQGTYLSDFVLLGTNFRPHTDLVEGLVDLHTDGSILVDDYLETSQSGIFAVGDLIRMPVTMFGQAYLPMINHAILTGRLVAENLLAKKKPLRAVERIVSTHVFGYNLTSVGLTEREANLWLDTSSIRIQQAFSQWDEETIDFKMVVSRKDGRILGGQLVSTSDHIAQMNVLALAISKEMTVEDLLQEAWLCLPRRTDLQPFLVEAANRYLWQKEDRE from the coding sequence ATGAATATTTTGATCATTGGTGCTTCATTCGCTGGTTTGACAGCTGCAATGGACTGCCAGAAACGCTATCCACAAGCGACTATTTACTTGATTGACAAGGAAGAAAGTATCGGTTATTTTCCCAATGCACTCAATTGGAAAGTAAAAGGAGAAATTTCAAGCTGGGCAGAAGCAAGGGTTGGCTATTTTGAGGGGCTAGAGCAGTCGGTCCTTCATTTCTTGTTTGGATGGGAATGCATTTCCATAGAATCCGTATCTAAAAAAATAAGGCTAAAAAAAGAAGAAAGCACGCGAGAATTATCCTACGACTATCTCATTTTAGCCATGGGAGCTCAACAAGTTTGGGAACATCAGTCGGTCGACCTGTCGGAAAAGATTTTGACCAGTAAATCCATTGCTCAAGCTCAAAAGAGTTTTGAAAAGCTGGAAGAGGCAGAGAGTGTGACGGTAATAGGTGCTGGTCAAATTGGGCTTGAAAGCCTAGAAGCACTCAGTCGTCTGCCTTTGAAGCTTAGATTGATGGAGTCGCAAGAATGGCCCTTGGCCAAGTATTTTGATCAGGAAATGGTCGCCTTTATCTGGAATGAATTTGAACGGATAGGCTTGGACTATCATTTTTCAGAAACCATCAATGAAGTCAGCTTGAATGAACTGGGTCAAGTCCAGTTAAGCAGCTTGCAGGGAACCTACCTGTCTGACTTTGTTCTTTTGGGGACCAACTTTAGACCTCATACAGATTTGGTGGAAGGATTAGTTGATTTACATACAGACGGCAGTATTCTGGTGGATGACTATCTTGAAACCAGTCAATCTGGAATTTTTGCGGTAGGAGATTTAATTCGGATGCCTGTGACCATGTTTGGGCAGGCCTATCTACCTATGATCAATCATGCTATCTTGACAGGTCGTTTGGTTGCAGAAAACCTTTTGGCCAAGAAGAAGCCTTTAAGAGCTGTTGAACGCATTGTTTCCACCCATGTATTTGGTTATAATTTGACCAGTGTCGGCCTGACCGAAAGGGAAGCAAATTTGTGGTTAGATACCTCATCTATCCGTATTCAACAAGCCTTTAGTCAGTGGGATGAGGAAACAATCGACTTTAAAATGGTGGTCAGTCGAAAGGATGGACGCATACTTGGTGGGCAACTGGTGTCTACCTCTGATCATATAGCACAGATGAATGTGCTTGCTCTTGCCATCTCTAAGGAAATGACGGTGGAAGATTTGCTACAGGAAGCTTGGCTCTGTTTGCCAAGGAGGACGGATTTGCAACCATTTCTTGTTGAAGCAGCCAATCGTTATCTATGGCAAAAAGAGGATAGAGAGTAG
- a CDS encoding helix-turn-helix domain-containing protein yields the protein MHILDLLEKRERAIYQLFLLLRKSVTALGIKEAAQELHLSKSTLLRYVESFSEEVAEEPFGLVFQIREEEILLHRGATLSIQDLFAYLCRTSVKYQILLYFFDKNECSIPMLAQDLLLSEATLNRHLSSINQVLKEFQVTIRSGRLRGSELQIRYLYYHLFWLTRPLKELEKDRVFVEQLGHLPIFERFYQSPFNPRQAHQLALWLMIVQKRMRLKDLDFQAVYQLMAPYEQHKFYRQLRQLFLTLSQQSSASFQEGDTMSVFAFLFSQGILAAHQLEQVLGFGGPIMAATSWAFQQVKVLLQTDLAVEEGELYHLNQVFSQLYFFTSCIESGFDELGSYEVSVQMAASSILRHVSSEIFGRKEEVAVCHLRSLSQLFSYFMQVEPAMVQIGWASSYPSVISSPILQVLRQSLERNRSIQIEPVQPDQSYDLVICHDYPWEKGPFFQVYAMPTVQELKDLKSLIQTIHQRKLEQAKRLVERTHFRIERR from the coding sequence GTGCATATACTAGATTTATTAGAAAAACGGGAGCGTGCTATTTACCAGCTTTTCCTTCTTTTGAGAAAGTCGGTCACAGCCCTTGGGATAAAAGAGGCGGCTCAGGAATTGCATCTGTCTAAATCAACCTTGTTACGCTATGTAGAGAGTTTTTCTGAAGAGGTTGCAGAGGAGCCGTTTGGACTTGTTTTTCAGATTAGAGAAGAGGAAATCCTTCTGCACCGTGGTGCCACCCTATCCATCCAAGACCTGTTTGCCTATCTGTGTCGAACGAGTGTGAAGTACCAGATTTTACTCTATTTTTTTGATAAAAATGAATGCTCTATTCCCATGTTGGCGCAGGATTTGTTACTCAGCGAGGCAACCTTAAACAGACACCTGTCCTCTATAAACCAAGTCTTGAAAGAGTTTCAGGTGACTATTCGAAGCGGTCGTTTGCGTGGCAGTGAATTGCAAATTCGTTATCTCTATTATCACTTGTTTTGGCTGACCCGGCCTTTAAAGGAACTAGAAAAGGACCGAGTATTTGTCGAACAACTGGGGCATTTGCCAATTTTTGAACGCTTTTACCAGTCCCCCTTTAATCCAAGACAGGCTCATCAGCTAGCCCTATGGTTGATGATTGTCCAAAAGAGAATGCGCTTGAAAGATTTGGATTTTCAGGCGGTCTATCAGCTAATGGCCCCTTATGAGCAACATAAATTCTATCGGCAACTGCGGCAACTGTTTTTGACCTTGAGCCAGCAATCATCGGCTTCCTTTCAAGAGGGGGACACCATGTCTGTTTTTGCATTTTTGTTCAGTCAAGGGATATTGGCTGCTCATCAATTAGAACAGGTATTGGGCTTTGGTGGTCCCATCATGGCAGCGACTAGTTGGGCCTTTCAGCAGGTCAAGGTCTTATTGCAAACAGATTTGGCAGTGGAAGAGGGGGAACTCTATCATCTCAATCAGGTCTTTAGTCAGCTCTATTTTTTCACTTCCTGCATAGAGAGTGGCTTTGATGAACTTGGTTCTTATGAAGTGTCCGTGCAAATGGCAGCAAGCAGTATTTTACGCCATGTTTCCAGCGAGATTTTTGGGAGAAAGGAAGAGGTGGCAGTTTGTCATCTGAGGTCCTTGAGCCAGTTATTTTCTTATTTCATGCAGGTGGAGCCAGCTATGGTACAGATTGGTTGGGCATCCAGCTATCCGTCTGTCATTAGTTCTCCAATCTTGCAAGTCCTCCGTCAGTCATTAGAACGCAATCGGTCCATTCAAATCGAACCTGTCCAACCAGACCAATCCTATGATTTGGTTATCTGCCACGATTATCCTTGGGAGAAGGGCCCCTTTTTCCAAGTGTATGCTATGCCAACTGTTCAGGAATTGAAAGACCTAAAAAGTTTGATTCAGACAATTCATCAGCGCAAATTAGAGCAGGCCAAGCGCCTGGTTGAGCGCACACACTTCCGAATTGAACGACGGTGA
- the glpK gene encoding glycerol kinase GlpK, which translates to MSTEKYIMAIDQGTTSSRAIIFNKKGEKVGSYQKEFTQIFPKPGWVEHNANEIWNSVQSVIAGSFIESGVRPDQIEGIGITNQRETTVVWDKETGLPIYNAIVWQSRQTAHIADQLKQDGHADLFHKKTGLVIDAYFSATKVRWILDQVPGAQERAEKGKILFGTIDTWLVWKLTNGKCHVTDYSNAARTMLYNIKELKWDDEILELLNIPKAMLPEVRSNSEIYGTTAPFHFYGAEVPISGMAGDQQAALFGQLAFEPGMVKNTYGTGSFIVMNTGEEMQLSDNSLLTTIGYGINGKVYYALEGSIFIAGSAVQWLRDGMRMVKESPESEELARKSTSNDEVYVVPAFTGLGAPYWNSDARGSVFGLTRGTTKEDFVKATLQSIAYQVRDVIDTMQIDSGIDISVLKVDGGAAMNSLLMQFQADILGIEIARAKNLETTALGAAFLAGLAVGFWKDLDELKELNAVGQSFQPAMNEARKEQLYKGWKKAVAATQLFAQLDEE; encoded by the coding sequence ATGTCAACTGAAAAATACATTATGGCCATCGACCAAGGTACAACGAGCTCACGCGCTATCATCTTTAACAAAAAAGGTGAAAAAGTGGGTAGTTACCAAAAAGAATTCACGCAAATTTTCCCTAAACCAGGTTGGGTAGAACACAATGCCAATGAAATTTGGAATTCTGTTCAGTCTGTTATTGCAGGTTCCTTTATCGAAAGTGGTGTTCGTCCAGACCAGATCGAAGGGATTGGGATTACCAACCAACGTGAAACGACAGTTGTTTGGGATAAGGAAACCGGCCTTCCGATTTACAATGCCATTGTTTGGCAATCTCGTCAGACAGCTCACATTGCAGATCAGTTAAAACAAGATGGGCATGCAGACCTCTTCCATAAGAAGACAGGCTTGGTTATTGATGCTTACTTCTCTGCAACTAAGGTTCGTTGGATTTTGGATCAAGTTCCTGGAGCCCAAGAGCGTGCAGAAAAGGGGAAAATCCTCTTTGGAACCATCGATACTTGGTTGGTATGGAAATTGACAAATGGTAAGTGCCATGTGACGGACTACTCAAACGCGGCACGTACTATGTTGTACAATATCAAAGAGCTCAAGTGGGATGATGAAATCCTTGAATTGCTCAATATTCCAAAAGCTATGTTGCCTGAAGTTCGTTCTAACTCAGAAATCTACGGAACGACAGCTCCATTCCATTTCTACGGAGCAGAAGTGCCAATCTCTGGTATGGCAGGTGACCAGCAGGCAGCCCTCTTCGGTCAGTTGGCCTTTGAACCTGGTATGGTGAAAAATACCTATGGAACAGGTTCCTTCATCGTCATGAACACAGGTGAGGAAATGCAGCTTTCTGATAATAGCCTCTTGACCACTATCGGATATGGTATCAACGGTAAAGTATACTATGCACTGGAAGGTTCAATCTTTATCGCAGGATCAGCTGTACAATGGCTTCGTGACGGTATGCGGATGGTCAAAGAATCACCTGAATCAGAAGAGTTGGCACGCAAGTCAACTAGCAATGATGAAGTCTATGTTGTACCAGCCTTTACTGGTTTGGGAGCTCCTTATTGGAATTCAGATGCGCGTGGATCTGTTTTTGGCTTGACACGTGGAACAACCAAGGAAGATTTTGTGAAGGCAACCCTTCAATCCATTGCCTACCAAGTGCGCGATGTCATTGATACCATGCAGATTGATTCAGGTATTGATATCTCTGTTTTGAAGGTTGATGGTGGCGCGGCTATGAACAGTCTTCTCATGCAATTCCAGGCGGATATTCTTGGTATTGAGATTGCCCGTGCGAAAAACTTGGAGACAACTGCTCTTGGTGCAGCCTTCCTAGCAGGTCTGGCAGTTGGTTTCTGGAAAGACTTGGATGAATTGAAAGAATTGAATGCAGTTGGCCAATCCTTCCAGCCAGCTATGAATGAAGCTCGTAAAGAACAGCTTTATAAAGGATGGAAAAAAGCAGTTGCTGCAACGCAATTATTTGCACAGTTGGATGAAGAGTAA
- the glpO gene encoding type 1 glycerol-3-phosphate oxidase yields MEFSKETRRLAIEKMQDRQLDLLVIGGGITGAGVALQAAASGMETALIEMQDFAEGTSSRSTKLVHGGLRYLKQFDVEVVSDTVSERAVVQNIAPHIPKPDPMLLPVYDEEGSTFSLFRLKVAMDLYDLLAGVNNTDLANKVLTKEEVLERAPHLKKEGLLGGGVYLDFRNNDARLVIENIKRAAKDGALIASRVKAEKFIKDEAGKVVGIVARDLLTDSTFEIRARLVINTTGPWSDEVRNLGGEGSGVLQMRPTKGVHLVVDSSRLSVPQPTYFDTGHADGRMVFVLPRENKTYFGTTDTDYTGDLANPMVTQEDVDYLLDIVNNRFPEANLTLDDIESGWAGLRPLLSGNGASDYNGGNNGKLSDDSFNSLIETVKGYLNNEKTRDDVEHDLTHLEGSVSEKHLDPSAVSRGSALDRDDNGLLTLAGGKITDFRKMAEGAMEKVADILKEEHGRSFKLINSKTYPVSGGELNPANVAEEIEHLAQLGVKKGLDYDDALYLANLYGSNAPKVFALNHKVEAVSDLNQRDLLSLHYAMKEEMTLTAVDYLLRRTNYMLFMREQLDAVAPEIIKEMAAYYAWSEEEVAQQEGLLAETLHKNDLSYLKEK; encoded by the coding sequence ATGGAATTTTCAAAAGAAACACGTCGCTTAGCGATTGAAAAAATGCAAGATAGACAGTTGGACCTGCTGGTTATCGGTGGTGGGATTACGGGGGCTGGCGTAGCCCTCCAAGCTGCTGCTAGTGGCATGGAAACAGCCTTGATTGAAATGCAAGACTTTGCCGAAGGGACATCCAGTCGTTCAACCAAATTGGTTCACGGTGGACTTCGTTACCTCAAACAATTTGATGTAGAAGTGGTTTCCGATACGGTTTCAGAACGTGCAGTTGTGCAAAATATTGCTCCACATATTCCAAAACCAGATCCAATGTTGCTACCAGTCTATGATGAAGAGGGTTCTACCTTTAGCCTCTTCCGCTTGAAAGTGGCCATGGACCTCTATGACCTCTTGGCTGGCGTCAACAATACAGACCTTGCCAATAAGGTGTTGACGAAAGAAGAAGTCTTAGAGCGGGCACCTCACCTGAAAAAAGAAGGCTTACTTGGAGGTGGAGTTTACCTTGACTTCCGTAACAATGATGCTCGCTTGGTTATTGAAAATATCAAACGTGCCGCCAAAGATGGTGCCTTGATTGCCAGCCGTGTCAAAGCGGAGAAATTCATCAAGGACGAGGCTGGAAAAGTTGTCGGTATCGTCGCTCGTGACTTACTGACAGACAGCACATTTGAAATCCGTGCGCGTTTGGTTATCAATACAACTGGCCCTTGGAGTGATGAAGTACGCAACCTGGGTGGTGAAGGTTCAGGTGTCCTTCAAATGCGTCCAACCAAGGGTGTGCACCTAGTTGTCGATAGTTCTCGCTTGTCTGTGCCACAGCCGACTTATTTTGATACAGGTCACGCAGATGGCCGCATGGTCTTTGTCCTTCCACGTGAAAATAAAACCTACTTTGGTACGACAGATACAGACTACACTGGCGATTTGGCCAATCCAATGGTAACTCAAGAAGATGTTGACTACCTGCTTGATATTGTCAACAATCGCTTCCCAGAAGCAAACTTGACCTTGGATGACATTGAGAGCGGTTGGGCAGGTCTTCGTCCTCTCTTGTCTGGAAATGGAGCTTCTGACTACAACGGTGGAAACAACGGCAAACTCAGCGATGACAGCTTTAATAGCTTGATTGAAACCGTCAAAGGCTATTTGAACAATGAAAAGACACGGGACGATGTGGAACATGATTTGACGCATTTGGAAGGTAGTGTTTCTGAAAAACATTTAGATCCGTCTGCTGTATCGCGTGGTTCTGCCCTTGACCGTGATGATAATGGTTTGCTGACACTTGCTGGTGGTAAAATCACAGACTTCCGTAAAATGGCCGAAGGAGCAATGGAAAAGGTAGCAGACATTCTCAAAGAAGAACATGGCCGTAGCTTCAAACTCATCAATTCGAAGACCTATCCAGTTTCTGGAGGGGAATTGAACCCAGCTAACGTAGCAGAAGAAATTGAACACTTGGCACAATTAGGGGTGAAAAAAGGTTTGGACTACGACGATGCCCTCTATCTTGCTAACTTGTACGGCTCAAATGCGCCAAAAGTATTTGCTTTGAACCATAAAGTAGAGGCTGTGTCTGACCTTAATCAACGTGATTTGCTTTCTCTTCATTATGCCATGAAAGAAGAAATGACCTTGACTGCAGTTGACTATCTTCTTCGTCGTACCAACTATATGCTCTTTATGCGAGAGCAGTTGGATGCAGTAGCACCTGAAATCATCAAGGAAATGGCAGCGTATTATGCTTGGTCAGAGGAAGAAGTGGCTCAACAGGAAGGCTTACTTGCGGAAACCTTGCACAAAAATGATTTGAGCTATCTAAAAGAAAAATAA
- a CDS encoding Lin0368 family putative glycerol transporter subunit, producing the protein MKFLRSTIGYMIAGMIVMSVWGAFAEAYGIAGGYFAAFIIIGPMWFMNHYLGLIKHDSDSAFVDMGLGIALCGIFRDAFLNGFGTLADSLPTILLITVGAVLGGLVAAKVEEDMEKD; encoded by the coding sequence ATGAAATTTTTACGTTCAACTATTGGCTATATGATTGCTGGTATGATTGTCATGAGTGTTTGGGGAGCCTTTGCGGAAGCCTATGGCATAGCAGGTGGCTACTTTGCAGCCTTTATTATCATTGGACCTATGTGGTTTATGAACCACTATCTAGGTCTAATCAAACACGATTCTGATTCAGCTTTTGTCGATATGGGATTGGGAATTGCGCTGTGTGGTATTTTCCGTGATGCCTTTCTCAATGGATTTGGAACACTGGCAGATTCTCTTCCAACCATTCTTCTGATTACAGTAGGCGCTGTTTTGGGTGGCTTGGTTGCTGCAAAAGTCGAAGAAGATATGGAAAAAGATTAA
- a CDS encoding Lin0368 family putative glycerol transporter subunit, translated as MTIQQAIATIVGAFIFPFVIRMMWGKMVEHWGAIGGWMAASMIVGTIWTLNHGVGLMTQSGAVWVDMGLAAGIGLFVASAARGGKVGKATNNLLAALVGGILGGLILSFIL; from the coding sequence ATGACAATTCAACAAGCAATCGCAACAATTGTAGGTGCTTTTATCTTCCCATTTGTCATTCGCATGATGTGGGGAAAAATGGTTGAGCACTGGGGTGCCATTGGAGGATGGATGGCAGCTTCTATGATTGTCGGAACAATTTGGACCCTTAACCACGGTGTTGGGCTCATGACCCAGTCTGGCGCAGTTTGGGTTGACATGGGATTGGCAGCAGGTATCGGCTTATTTGTTGCTTCGGCAGCCAGAGGCGGAAAAGTTGGTAAAGCGACAAATAATCTACTTGCAGCACTTGTAGGTGGTATACTAGGTGGCTTAATCCTCTCCTTCATTTTATAA
- a CDS encoding VOC family protein — MNNTGIHHISSLVGNIYQAYDFYHHILGLKLTLKTVNQEDSSMYHLFFGDDEGRYGTEFTIFDMPNHPRHRTGSNRLERTVFLVKDFAALEFWQKRLTEFAVENEGIQAFGKGHILYFQDEDGQLLGLSYHDSIGEIFPYETDEISSEYAILGIASLHMRIREEKALLSLLTETFGFVEESRFVFEDKMVISLLFDNTFQHRLYLILDQGSPISVMGVGAIHHIAFGVLDESDLEDLISRLNLINRPHSGIINRDFMHSLYFQAPNYLMFEVATMAGEREAAMPRQDKQLDNVELFLPSFFEEDRQEIEKNLSHRY; from the coding sequence ATGAATAATACAGGTATCCATCATATTTCAAGTTTAGTTGGCAATATTTACCAGGCCTATGATTTTTATCATCATATTCTCGGATTAAAATTGACCTTGAAAACTGTCAATCAAGAAGATTCAAGCATGTATCATCTCTTTTTCGGTGATGATGAGGGCCGCTATGGAACGGAATTTACCATTTTTGATATGCCCAATCATCCTAGGCATCGGACTGGCAGCAATCGTTTGGAACGAACCGTTTTTCTGGTTAAAGATTTTGCTGCCTTGGAATTCTGGCAGAAAAGACTGACAGAGTTTGCAGTGGAAAACGAAGGAATTCAGGCCTTTGGAAAGGGGCATATCTTGTATTTCCAAGATGAAGATGGGCAGTTGCTTGGCTTGAGCTATCATGACTCAATTGGAGAAATATTTCCGTATGAAACAGATGAAATTTCATCGGAATACGCCATACTTGGTATTGCCAGTCTTCACATGCGAATTCGTGAAGAAAAGGCATTACTAAGTTTGCTGACCGAAACCTTTGGATTTGTCGAGGAAAGCCGATTTGTCTTTGAAGATAAGATGGTGATTTCTCTACTCTTTGACAACACCTTCCAACATCGACTTTATTTGATTCTTGACCAAGGGTCGCCAATCAGCGTGATGGGAGTTGGGGCTATTCATCATATCGCGTTTGGTGTCTTAGATGAGTCCGACTTGGAAGACCTGATTAGTCGCTTAAATCTCATCAATCGTCCACATTCTGGTATTATCAATCGAGATTTCATGCATTCCTTGTACTTCCAAGCGCCAAATTATCTCATGTTTGAAGTTGCGACCATGGCTGGCGAAAGAGAGGCTGCTATGCCAAGACAAGATAAGCAGCTAGATAATGTTGAACTGTTTTTGCCAAGTTTTTTTGAAGAGGACAGACAGGAAATCGAAAAAAATCTCTCCCACCGTTATTAG
- a CDS encoding alpha/beta hydrolase — protein MDYRFIKGTSPRLLVFFHGTGGNKESMLFLRQQLDPEAFVLSLDGSWGQGRERRFFAPLIDGQLDFFDFEWRLSAFLDFWQDFDIQPYQQVTFVGFSNGANFIMGLLTKQSNLADNYILLHPSALDYAFPMENSRAEILFTLGQNDVLIEPVALEHLVDDWQASAFPRANLARFDKGHFLSQDELTYIKNWYQERIDKKT, from the coding sequence ATGGATTATCGCTTTATCAAAGGGACCAGTCCCCGTCTTTTGGTCTTTTTCCACGGCACAGGTGGCAATAAGGAATCCATGCTATTTCTCCGTCAACAGCTGGATCCAGAAGCTTTTGTCCTTTCCTTGGATGGAAGTTGGGGCCAAGGCAGGGAAAGGCGTTTCTTTGCACCTCTCATTGACGGTCAGTTGGATTTTTTCGATTTTGAATGGCGCTTGTCGGCTTTTCTGGATTTTTGGCAGGACTTTGACATTCAGCCCTACCAGCAGGTTACCTTCGTGGGATTCTCAAACGGTGCCAACTTTATCATGGGCTTGTTGACCAAACAGTCAAACCTGGCGGACAATTATATCTTACTCCATCCCTCAGCCTTAGATTATGCATTTCCTATGGAAAATAGCAGAGCAGAAATATTGTTTACACTGGGGCAGAATGATGTGTTGATTGAGCCAGTGGCTCTTGAACATCTTGTAGATGACTGGCAAGCGTCAGCTTTTCCCAGAGCTAACCTAGCTCGTTTTGACAAGGGACATTTTTTAAGTCAGGATGAATTGACCTATATCAAAAATTGGTATCAAGAAAGAATAGACAAAAAGACCTGA
- the pepF gene encoding oligoendopeptidase F — MTSAMPKRQEIDVQLTWDTDLLFPTPENYKENLIAYANQVTAFETNFKGKLTDKQTIVSALTEYEKIVILDSRLSHYAFLPLEVDKMNTELASLANEYDLVSAKARPQRDFLYSELGQLDEAVLLELKKEQPQWAAFFDSILRDKPHQLHPLQEELLANFAPTFGQPYNNYGVTKFEDMTFDNFEANGETLGNSYVLFENDYEISHDTEIRRNSAAGFYSTLKKYKNTTAATYLSHIKNEQIEARLRGFDNTIDFLLHRQNVSRDLFDRQIDVIMKELAPHMRRFVKLVAKAHGLEKITHADLKISLPSEYNQRITPEESKQFLIDCLGILGEDYVKMIEQSFDERWIDFAQNEGKATGGFCATLYDGPSYILLSWTGLMNEVLVLAHELGHAGHFQWAKKQSVLSYEPSLYFIEAPSTANEVLTCNTLLKNNQDPGFQAYLISELISRTYFHNMVTHLLEAAFQREVYTRLDNEEYLNGDILCQIKLDVIKEFWGEDFEIGDDAGLIWMRQPHYYIGLYPYTYSAGLTIGTAMAKQLEEHPEEVVEKWLETLSLGASLSAQDLAKHAGVDVSTDQPLKETIAYVGSLVDKLETLI; from the coding sequence ATGACTTCTGCAATGCCAAAGCGTCAAGAAATTGATGTGCAATTAACTTGGGATACAGATTTGTTATTCCCAACACCTGAAAATTACAAAGAAAATTTGATTGCTTATGCAAATCAAGTCACTGCCTTCGAAACAAACTTCAAAGGAAAACTAACAGACAAGCAAACCATCGTAAGTGCTCTCACAGAATATGAGAAAATTGTTATTCTGGATAGCAGACTTTCTCACTATGCGTTTCTTCCACTCGAAGTCGATAAGATGAACACTGAGCTTGCTAGCCTAGCCAACGAATACGACCTCGTTTCTGCCAAGGCACGTCCTCAACGAGATTTCCTCTATTCAGAACTTGGTCAATTAGATGAGGCTGTTCTGCTGGAATTAAAAAAGGAACAACCACAATGGGCTGCATTTTTCGACAGCATTCTCCGTGACAAACCTCATCAACTCCATCCACTTCAAGAAGAATTACTAGCAAACTTTGCACCAACCTTTGGCCAGCCATATAATAACTACGGTGTGACCAAGTTTGAAGATATGACCTTTGACAACTTTGAGGCAAATGGCGAGACGCTCGGAAACAGCTATGTACTTTTTGAAAATGATTATGAAATCAGCCACGATACCGAAATCCGTCGCAATTCCGCGGCTGGTTTCTACTCAACCCTGAAAAAATATAAGAATACAACCGCAGCAACCTATTTGTCCCACATCAAGAATGAGCAAATCGAAGCTCGCTTGCGTGGATTTGACAATACCATTGACTTCCTCTTACATCGTCAAAACGTATCCCGTGACCTATTTGATCGTCAGATTGATGTTATCATGAAGGAATTGGCTCCTCACATGCGTCGCTTTGTGAAATTGGTTGCCAAGGCTCATGGCTTGGAAAAAATTACCCATGCCGATTTGAAAATCAGCTTGCCATCGGAATACAACCAACGCATCACACCTGAAGAATCTAAGCAATTCTTGATTGACTGCTTAGGCATTCTTGGTGAAGATTATGTGAAAATGATTGAACAATCATTTGATGAGCGTTGGATTGACTTTGCTCAAAACGAAGGTAAGGCTACTGGTGGCTTCTGTGCTACTCTTTACGATGGACCATCCTATATCCTACTTTCATGGACAGGTTTGATGAACGAGGTCTTGGTATTGGCTCACGAATTGGGGCATGCTGGTCATTTCCAATGGGCGAAAAAACAAAGCGTACTTAGCTATGAACCTTCTCTTTACTTCATCGAAGCTCCATCTACTGCTAACGAGGTCTTGACCTGTAACACACTTTTGAAAAACAACCAAGACCCTGGCTTCCAGGCTTACTTGATTAGCGAGTTAATCAGCCGTACTTACTTCCACAACATGGTCACTCACTTGCTTGAAGCAGCCTTCCAGCGTGAAGTCTACACTCGTTTGGATAATGAAGAATACCTCAATGGTGATATTCTCTGCCAAATCAAGTTGGATGTCATCAAGGAATTCTGGGGTGAAGACTTTGAAATCGGTGATGATGCAGGTCTTATCTGGATGCGTCAACCACACTACTACATTGGTTTGTATCCATATACCTACTCAGCTGGTTTGACCATCGGTACAGCCATGGCAAAACAATTGGAAGAACATCCTGAAGAAGTTGTTGAAAAATGGTTGGAAACCTTGTCACTCGGTGCAAGTCTTTCTGCCCAAGACCTTGCAAAACACGCAGGTGTCGATGTTTCGACTGACCAACCACTTAAAGAAACTATTGCTTATGTCGGTTCCTTGGTGGATAAACTGGAAACACTAATCTAA
- a CDS encoding ATP cone domain-containing protein: protein MQVIKRSGEVVEFDPEKIYQAIIKAAQTVYVIDDTWRKNLAQVTKKVVLDLEEAHTERPTISMVQSQVEHRLLDAGYITIAEHYISYRLQRDLERNGYADKIVVHLRFEQIR from the coding sequence ATGCAGGTTATTAAACGAAGTGGTGAAGTTGTAGAATTTGACCCAGAAAAAATTTACCAAGCCATTATTAAGGCAGCTCAAACTGTATATGTAATCGACGATACATGGCGGAAGAACCTAGCACAAGTGACTAAAAAAGTCGTGCTTGATTTGGAAGAAGCTCATACAGAACGTCCAACCATCAGCATGGTTCAGTCACAAGTTGAGCATCGTTTATTGGATGCCGGTTATATTACCATAGCTGAACATTATATTTCTTATCGTTTGCAACGTGATTTGGAACGTAATGGATATGCTGATAAGATTGTCGTTCATTTACGCTTTGAGCAAATTCGATAA